Part of the Benincasa hispida cultivar B227 chromosome 12, ASM972705v1, whole genome shotgun sequence genome is shown below.
TTTACTTTTGTTGATATAGTGATCAAGGCTTCTATGAAAATGAGTTATTTTGTTGATAGAAGATGGTTGTATTTTGAATTGTTTGTTCATGTTTATTTTGGTGTTTGTCCCTACATGCTTTCGCTATTAGGAGTTTTTGCTTTGATTTCAGATAGGTTTCATGTGTTcactttttctctttctcttgatatgaggaatttaaaaatattctaatgttgaaatatataacaactaaacttgtaattcaatcatttgaaaagatcaaaaaaaaaaacaacaaaataaataaaatattaaaagtagTGACTAGTGAGCAcaagaaaatatattataataataataataataataataatataaaatctttcaccaaaaaaatggatattaaggaaacaattatattatttaaatatagttATCAGTAATTCCGTTGTCGTCCAGCGGTTAGGATATCTGGCTTTCACCCAGGAGACCCGGGTTCGATTCCCGGCAACGGAAATTTAATTTTGCtttgttatttatataaataatggttttatggttttctttttctttttcttttgaaacgttTTTATCTTAGCAGATTTTCTTTCTGATTATTTACAGATAGCACTTATTTCAAACGTTTCATCGGGCGGTTAAGTTCACGATTAAGGTTGATTAGaaacttatttctaaaaatAGGCTATTTCTTACCAGGAAATTAGAAAACaatattagtttaaatttacaaattgataaataaatagaagcatatttggTTGACGATCTAAATTTTTGTTCTATTTCATTTGTTagagaacaaaaagaaaattttgctatatttgaatttttttgttccttccaatttaaaaaaatttaaagactctaaatttattttttagtacgATGGGAGTAAGAGGTTCGAACAAAAGTCTATCTTCAATTGTGAATTTAGGAAACACATGAAAAGATTAATAGGTGTTATTTCTTATTGAGAATCTTGATGAGTGAACAGTTGGTAAATGTGTATTGGAcatgccaatttgttcgcacaaGATTTCCGGAGAAACATGTTTCGTGGAGTTAAACTTGTTACATGTAGATTTGATGTAGATATGGTTTGATTTATAGAacttgatcctctaattctctTAATTGAATGTATACGCTTGATTTGAGAAAACGAAATGCGTGAAGTCCTCAAAGTTGAAGTCTTGAAAGAACCCGTGTATCTCTAGGAGACTTTGTATATTTGAGGAGTAATTCAACTTTCATGAGTCTTATGATTGTAGAAAATTCTCTCTAACCTCtttgaagtttaaaattttcaaccctcacaaatgaagagaactcctCTAACCTCACAAATGAAGTTTAAAATATTAACTGAGCCAGCGCAAAATAATAACACATTAAGTTATtcatattaggaaaaaaaaaaaaaaagaggaaaatttaGACAATTATATAACTAACCTATTTATTTAAGGTATATGTGTAAAAAAATGATGATGTATTTGCTCTAGAGCATTAGATTTTAGGAGAGAGTGTTGGTCTACCCATGTCTAAGGCTACGTTTGACATTCTAATTAATCATAACCATTTTCTGCATTTgctaaaacatatttaaattcaaatttcacgTCATGCTAGCTTTTAGATTCATCTAAAATTAAgtgaaatttttaattaatattttataaaaattgattataaatCTATTTTAGTTGTGgtatctaaaataaaatatttttgtatttattcactaattttttttaaatttaaactaaaatttacCAAACAATATTTTTCTTACATTACACAATTACAAGaatctaaaatatataataaatatttattattctttttgaaAGTTGGAGTTTGTGGAGGCAATTTTTAGGATGAGGAATTTCTATCTGTTAATTCAAAAATCGATTTTGCTGATTTTCATAATTTAGGAACATTCTGCAATATCTCAAGTTGACTCATTTAAATTGAACactattttgtaatatttaaacaaaaaatatatacgttacaatattgaaatttaaacttttaaaaattatggtGAAACATTTTGATTATATTTGGTTTGTACATATTCAATTCTccgattaaaaaaaatctttaaatgcATTTAAACCTATAActtgtgaaaaaaaatatataattttgtttCGAAGCTATATCACCATACTTATCTTTAGCCTCCTTTACCATTTCAATCTTGAAAAATTTAACCAAAATTCTACTTGAAGACATCTCTGATGAGAGTGCCATTCTCCAGCCCGCCCTGTGAACATTTATACCTCCGACATGGCAGAATTTTCCTCCAGACTAGAAGAGGAACAAAGATAGAAATAGTAATGAAGATTTGAATCAGACCCAATTTTCAGAAAGCCAGACTTGGATTCATGTTCATTggttaccaaaaaaaaaagcataaacTACAAATTAGAATGTCAATAATCAGGATCTAACCACAGCAACATAAATCCAAACTCAATCTCACTTAAATTAACCTAACAGACTTCACAAGTACTCAAGACATGTGGGACAATTACCAACTAAACTGCTCTCAACCGCGCATCAGATCAATGTCAATGTGCGCATTGCGCATGTCCAGAGACTGCGAGGACGGCCACATACTAACCGACGACGTCGGAGTCAGATTCTGATTCTGCTGCACGTTCGCAATTGCTACTGCATGATCTACTGACTGATGATCTGAGTCAATCACGCCTTCAACAGCTTCCCTCTTCTTGTACTTTGACTTTGAACTGCCCCACATGAAGCTCCCTACTATCACCTAATCACACATTCATGTTTCGATTAGTCTCGTCCCAGTAAAAGACACGACACGTCACAGATTCAACCGTAAGACTCCAACAACAATTCACAGACTCCAAATGCAGCAGTttgattataatatataatagttTTCATTTGAATTGAGTTTTTGACAGAGCATTGGAACGCAAGTCTGCTGAACTAACTGAAACCAAGAAGCTACCTGAACCGGGGTTGCTGCGATAAGTGCTCCTCCTACTCCACCACCGATAACACGCCCATCAGGGCTAGCAAGGGAAACACTCAGACCACCAGTGCGGTTCCTAGAACCAGCAACTTCTCCAAGGGCATATGAGCCTGACAGACATATTATCTCAAAACGACCCTACAGATCAACAAATTCAAAAATAGAATTCAATTTCATGACACGAGTTTAAATCAGTTCTACAGAAATAAAATCCAATAGACTATGAAGCTGTTCAAATTTGCTATTGTAATATGATAGGATTCAAACGAGAAAAACAAGGTTATCAATACCACCCACACCCCCCCCACCTAGCCTCTAACACTAGGTTCAAATCTCACAGTAGTCGCatgtcaaaaaaaaaacattaggtTCAAATCTCACAGTAGTCACATGTCAACAAAAAAACATTATGTTCAAATCTCTTAGTAATCGCATGTCAAAAAAAAAGCATTAGGTTCAAATCTCACAGTAGTCGCATGTCAAAATAAAACATAGGTTCAAATCTCAACGTAGTCGCATATCAAAGATATTAAAATCTAACAAAGTTCTTGACAACCAAATGTTCCGAGGTCAGATATCCAATGAAAATATATCTCCAACTCCATCATAACATCAGAAAAATAGACAAACCTCATATGTGACCGTGCCTCCTGAAGTCGAAGGCTGACGAAGAGTAACAGTGGAGACGGCACCATTTGCTGACAAGATGCATACAACTCTTGGTCCCTGCTGTGAAAATGACATAATCTTGGCACCAACATCCTACATATTAGTCAAATAAATATCAAAGTTTGAATATGAATGTAGTTTCTTTATAGAATAAATAAGATCCCCAGTATCTCATATAAAACATCTATTTTTGAAACAATTGCTACCACTCAATTTTTGAAATACATGGCATTGGatgaaaatactttttcaacaAGATGatgaaaatactttttcaacaagatgatgaaaatcttgaaaattCTGAACTATTCTAGTTTTGGCCCATTAGATATGATATTCTACCAAAGAA
Proteins encoded:
- the LOC120067249 gene encoding AT-hook motif nuclear-localized protein 9-like translates to MDRRDPMALSGSQSFYMQRGISNSGSGAQGLRSSTNPNVAFQTNTGGNNVGSGLPMDPNPAISPYGGNVGAQSGGVVASEPVKRKRGRPRKYGTEGTVSLALSPSPSAVNPATVASSPKRGRGRPPGSGKKQQLASLCETLSGSAGMGFTPHVITIGIGEDVGAKIMSFSQQGPRVVCILSANGAVSTVTLRQPSTSGGTVTYEGRFEIICLSGSYALGEVAGSRNRTGGLSVSLASPDGRVIGGGVGGALIAATPVQVIVGSFMWGSSKSKYKKREAVEGVIDSDHQSVDHAVAIANVQQNQNLTPTSSVSMWPSSQSLDMRNAHIDIDLMRG